In the Setaria italica strain Yugu1 chromosome VI, Setaria_italica_v2.0, whole genome shotgun sequence genome, one interval contains:
- the LOC101774112 gene encoding probable leucine-rich repeat receptor-like protein kinase At1g35710, whose product MASPLASKISPAFAHIMLLLFLLLILALMVMTEAVPHHHASVRSQAAALLQWKSNMQGNTATPVLSSWRPDIHPCNWTGIACDYVKRQHALRVLSITSITLEGTGLVGRLDTLDLLSLPDITSLDLSNNSGLSGEIPPSIGSLKMLSNLNLSGGRLEGIIPSTVGNLTMIRGMCLNNNWLSGPIPEEFGKLSFLLHLDISCNILPGAIPASIENLTSLSYLSLSSNNLTGPIPKEIGSLEHLVYLDAAHNILTGFIPSTIVNLAGLQNLILKVNHIGGTALDKVEHLFNLQVLNIHHNAFIGSIPSSLMNLFGLQKVNIGYNNFTGVIPLSVGDLSLLRFLSFANNRLSGTLPVELGNLTNLEYIWIYLTRISGSIPVSFGNLGNMIDMRLFANYLSGPLSQVHANLTNLVIVDLSKNRFTGKLPDLCQEKFCNTSTLGQTCFMVLFQTATDTAQA is encoded by the coding sequence ATGGCAAGTCCTCTAGCTTCAAAGATCTCACCAGCGTTTGCACACATTATGTTGCTACTATTTCTGCTTCTTATTCTTGCTCTTATGGTTATGACTGAGGCCGTGCCCCATCATCATGCTTCCGTAAGATCTCAAGCAGCAGCATTGCTTCAGTGGAAATCTAACATGCAGGGCAACACTGCTACGCCTGTACTCAGTTCTTGGAGGCCTGATATTCACCCATGCAATTGGACTGGCATCGCATGTGATTATGTCAAGAGACAGCATGCACTTAGAGTATTATCCATCACCAGTATCACCCTTGAAGGCACTGGACTTGTTGGACGGCTGGACACACTTGACCTTCTCTCCTTACCTGATATAACCAGCCTTGACCTTAGCAACAATAGTGGTCTCTCAGGTGAAATCCCGCCATCCATCGGTTCCCTTAAAATGTTGTCCAACCTCAACCTCTCTGGTGGTCGTCTTGAGGGAATCATACCATCTACAGTCGGTAACCTCACCATGATTCGAGGTATGTGTTTAAACAACAACTGGCTGTCTGGTCCAATCCCTGAAGAGTTTGGAAAGCTCTCCTTTTTGCTGCACTTGGATATTTCTTGCAATATCTTGCCAGGTGCTATTCCAGCTAGCATTGAAAATCTTACTAGTCTATCCTACTTGTCTCTCTCAAGTAATAATCTTACTGGTCCCATTCCTAAAGAGATTGGAAGTCTCGAACACCTTGTTTACCTTGATGCTGCACACAATATCCTGACGGGTTTTATCCCTTCCACTATTGTAAACTTGGCTGGCTTGCAAAATCTGATACTAAAGGTGAATCACATAGGTGGCACCGCCCTTGACAAAGTTGAGCATCTTTTTAATCTTCAAGTTTTGAACATCCACCATAATGCATTCATTGGCTCGATTCCTTCCAGTCTCATGAATCTCTTTGGTCTTCAGAAAGTTAATATTGGATATAATAATTTTACCGGTGTTATTCCTCTGAGTGTAGGagatctctctctcctccgttTTCTTAGTTTTGCTAATAATCGTCTGTCTGGAACCCTCCCCGTGGAACTTGGGAACCTAACAAACTTGGAGTACATTTGGATCTACTTAACTCGCATATCAGGCTCCATCCCTGTGAGTTTCGGGAACCTGGGAAATATGATTGATATGCGGCTATTTGCAAATTATCTCTCAGGGCCTCTATCTCAAGTGCATGCAAACCTTACTAATTTGGTTATTGTTGATTTGTCGAAGAATAGATTCACTGGGAAGTTGCCGGACCTATGCCAGGAAAAGTTTTGCAACACCTCAACTTTGGGTCAAACATGTTTCATGGTTTTGTTCCAGACAGCTACAGACACTGCACAAGCTTAG